The genomic DNA CATCGAGAATGACGGTGACCGCACATCCCCAATGAGGACTGCCGGCTTCATCAGTTCGACCTTTTCAGCCGCGTTGATGGTGCCGTTGATCTTGCCGCTGCAGATTAGCGAACCAGCAGAAATGATACCCTTGATAACGGCGTTTTCAGTAACGATCAGCGTGCCCGTCGTGTGAATCTCTCCCTCGAGACGACCGTCAATACGAACCGTGCCATCGAAATGGATGACACCTTTGACGTCAACTCCCTTGCCGAGGAACGTAAAGTTCTCGTCGTCCCGAAGGCTGTTGTGTTTTCCGTTGCGCTTCCACATGGGACCCTCCTCGAACCGGGCGCTAGCGCGCTCCAGGCTCTTCCAAGACCCGAACCGCTCGCCTCCAGAGTAAGGACTGCGCCTGTCACTCCATGACCGGCTGCTCTGTTTCAATCAGCATATACCTCTGTGGGGGGGACTATCTACCCTTCTTTAGAAGGTGGTACTTATACTTGCGCGAGGGTAATAGCTCTT from Candidatus Methylomirabilota bacterium includes the following:
- a CDS encoding polymer-forming cytoskeletal protein → MWKRNGKHNSLRDDENFTFLGKGVDVKGVIHFDGTVRIDGRLEGEIHTTGTLIVTENAVIKGIISAGSLICSGKINGTINAAEKVELMKPAVLIGDVRSPSFSM